The genomic segment TAGACCAAATTATTTGATTGTATGAACAGGGGAAGCCAGAGTTGGGAATATATACAAAGATGAACTGGTGGAAAGAAGTTTGAAAATGGGGGACATATATCGAATTGGGGCGGGCTCGGCTTTTTATTTGATTAATACAGGAGAAGGGCAGAGGCTTCATGTGGTGTGCAGCATAGATACGTCGGAGAGCTTGGGATGGCATGCATTCCAGGTAACTCCCTCATTTTCAAGAATGATTTTGCAAATTGTTTGAATGATCTAGGACTTGATCGATGCTTATGTAATTTGTAACATAATGGATCAGTAATGATGATAATTTCTTGAGATTATGTTTGTCGTAATGTGTTTGTTTGCAGTCTTTCTACGTAGCTGGTGGAACTTATCCAAGATCAGTACTTTCGGGTTTTGATCCCTTGACATTGTCAACAGCATTCAATGTAAGTGGAAATTGATCTCTTATTTCCCTATTATAGTAGAAAACTGATTAAACTCTGTGGTTTTCAGGTTTCGGAAGGCGAATTGAGCGAACTATTGACAGGACAAAACAAGGGTCCTATTGTTTACTTATCGGAGCCTCATTCGGAGCCCCATTCACCTAGCATGTGGTCCAATTTTTTGGACATGGAACAAGATGAGAAACTTGCACATATGAAGAGGGTTGTtaggatcagaggaggagattTTGAACAAGAAGAGGAGGCGAAACCTACATGGTCATTTAGGAAGCTTTTGATCTCTATGTTTGGAAAGGCTGGCAAGAGGGGGGACAAGAGAGGCCGGGTTGGCAAGGGGCCGGATTCTTACAACATCTACGATAGGAAGCCTGACTACAAGAACGATTACGGTTGGAGCATTGCTTTGGATGAGTCTGATTACTCCCCGCTCAAGCATGATGATTTTGGTGTTTATCTTGTCAATCTCACTGCGGTAAAAATCTTATCATGGTTATTGTTTATCTTGTCAATCTCACTGCGGTAAAAATCTTATCATggttattattgatattgtacttcccTGCAATAACATAGATCTATAGAACTACACTAGCGTACTATGTAGTTGGCACATCCACAAGTTGATCTAATATTGATGATGTATGGTGAATTAAGCTTTTAGTCTTTGCATTGCAAAATGATAAATCGCCCTCTCTTCCAAATGAACGTAGGGATCAATGATGGCACCCCACGTCAATCCAAGAGCAACGGAGTACGGAATCGTGTTGAGAGGAGCCGGCACCATCCAAATCGTCTACCCCAACGGAACTCTAGCGATGAATGCCAAAGTAACAGAAGGCGACGTCTTTTGGATACCTCGCTACTTCCCATTTTGCCAAATCGCTTCAAGAACCGGCCCCTTCGAGTTCTTTGGCTTCACCACATCAGCCCGCGATAACCGGCCTCAATTCCTCGCAGGAGCCAACTCACTACTCGACACAATGAGAGGGCCTGAATTCGCAGCAGCATTCGGGTTGAGCGAAGATAGGTTAAAGGAGATTCTTGGAGCGCAAAAGGAGTCGGTAATCCTACCTTCGGCAGCCGTAGCACCACCCGGGGAAAAAGCAGCACCAAAGTTGATGGCAAAGGTCATCGACACCTATGGCAATGATATAGTTATGGGCTTTTagttctttcttctttttttggtATGTTTTTGGTTCTTCAAGGTAGTGGACATGGTTGAGTCCGAGTTCTTGTTCGTTTCGTGCATTCTGCAAACTAGTGAATAAACTCGAACTGTGATCTCTCTCCTTTGTTTATGTTCATTTTGAGATGTAAGCTTCTTAATTCAAAGCTGCTTATAATGTTTGgaagaatcagatatgagataaataaaaaaaatcttactCTTTGTTGTGTCCGAGTATTACTCTTTTTTGGAGCTTTATCTCATGATAAACCATATAGCTAAGAGAAATCATGAACTTGGTAGGGTTAatcgtctcatagataaagattcgtgagattgtAGCACAATATATTTACTCTTCAAGTTTATCTAAATATTTATCCATACGTTAcattaaatgaaatatttattatttatcaatacaTGATCTATTGGTATATTGCATGGATCTTAGATTGTAAGAGAATATATCGTATATAACGTCAGGATTAAATATTGATAAATACATCTACTTAAGACTAAATATTTGagttcaaaatatttatttattttaatatttatcatTACAAATGGGTTCAGAATAATAATGAACCAGATCTCTTTGATAAATTCATAGTCTTTGATAAATTCTACTAGTAAAAAATACACACGTGTTTTATgtcttaatattattttaaatttgatcaaataatactaaacatttaacataaaatttaaaagaagTTTTGTTTAGATAATTTCTATGTAAACTATGGAGTGAATTGAGGAGGTTTTTAGTAGGATAAGAatgataattatgaaattgaatattttGGTATCCTCCATAGTAGTTACTCTAAAtgtctcacacttaataatatggTATAGATAGTATAGATATATTATAGAGGtattaattttcaattataaAATATTGACTCGTGTATATATTAGATATGCATACatctttatattaaattaatttaattaaaacatgtattataattaTACATTTTAGAAAATATAAGTCTTACAAAATCATTTGGAATTGAAAATAtagattaaaaattttctaccACGAGTCTTTATTGTTTTCGTTTAAAGAATAGATATGGGCATATATAATGGTTAAAATAAGTTTTagatttcaaaattcaaattaattttttaaaactcaGACTAATAATATTCTCTTATAAACATATTTTtcttaaggcaaaaacttgtgtgagacggtctcacaggtcatattttatgatacagatatcttatttgagtcattatgaaaaaatattattttttatgataaaaatattactttttattgtaaatatttgtaaaattgtcttatttcataaataaaaattcgtgaaaccgtctcacaagatacgtGCTTTGGATGGTTTGCGTAAATTGTCATTTCAGGGGTAATTTGCAAAACAAGGCCAAAATGGTCATTTACGTCTGATTTGGGATTACAAAGTCTCCACACAAACGCTGGTAAGCGACGATCACCGTACGCCGGTCAATTCCTCGCCGTTGTCAGCGATGATACGACACCGTTTGAGTAGTCTTCAAATCTTGTTGCTATACTGCTTGTTCTTCTTGTGCTCAAAACATGATTCTGCGAGAGCTGAAGTTATTGCCCTAACAACCGAGACTTTTAATGACAAggtaagaaattttttatgtttctATTACTGATTTTCTATACAAGATCGTAACTTTTGGCTTTGGTATTTGGAAATCATCGTATAGAGATCTGTACCAATATGTGAATAATTGTTTAACGTGATATTCCTTGGATTTTTGTTGGATTTGTCTGGTCACCACAATTAAAATATTGGCCCTGGTGGTGCGGTTATATCAGAAGCGTGTGGGCTTTATATGATCTGCGCGATGCCCTTCTTGTggtgaatttattgttttatgTGAACCCGAAGTTTAGTTTGCTTTACCTTTTATTCCGTAAATATCTTTTTGTTGTATTTTTCACTCCTTCAATGCACAGTGAATAGCACAAGATAAAAGGGAGATATGTAAAAATAAGAGTTGAGAATGTTTTATGTAAAATGAAGATTATTTCTGCACTTATCCATGcttcaattatttttttgttttacagtCCTTTTATGTATAATTTAGGTTCAGGAGAAAGACACGGCATGGTTTGTAAAGTTTTGTGTTCCTTGGTGCAAGCACTGGTAAGTTTCAATTATGAATGCTATTTTCAACTTTAGGATCAGTCTGGATGTAAAAACTCGAATACCAGTTGGTGTTGGCTAAACTCTGGTTTAATTTGTCTCCAGTAAAAACTTGGGGACACTGTGGGAGGAATTGGGAAAGGAGATGGAAGGTGCGGATGAGATTGAGATTGGTGAAGTTGATTGTGGAACAAATAAATCAGTGTGCTCTAAAGTAGATATTCATTCATATCCTACTTTCAAGTTATTTTATAATGGAGAAGAAGTTGTGAAATATCAAGGTAATGATTTTTTTGATTTTATATTCACGGTTTGAGTTTTTAGTTACTTTTTGTTTgatgtttattattttaattacttccTTCGCGAGCTTTATCATCAACTAGAAGATTATTTAAAGTTTGAGAGGCATTCCCCTTCGCGTAATGGCTCGGAATTATATTTTCTCTGAAGGGCAAACTGTTACATTAAACATAAGCAAATACCTAATTGAATAGTATACTCTTACTCTCCCATACCATCAAGGTATCTGAGTTGCTCCATTTGTCAGGCCTAGGGCCCATGAGCCTGCCCAACTATCTTGCAATGAGCTAGTAACGATCATGTAAATAGAAGTTCTTGGTTTCTGAAAATAAATCATACAAATTGTTGGAGTGATTTACCGTACATTAGTGAGATAAACGTTTTCAGATTTCTTGAATAGTTCAATAAAATCATCTTGGAGAATTGATATCACAACTACCAAAGTTTTCTTCCCAGCTTTgaacatcttttttttttatttttgaaacgatttttcaTATAAAGTTGTTTTGGGAACTATGTTGCATGGATAGGGTACAGGTATCTAATCGAATACGATACGGATACGGCGATacgaaaaattttgaaaatataagacACGATACGGCTAGAATACgacaattattaaaatatatagaaatattatttatatatatatataaatttagtatTAAAAATTGTAGAGATGCAcatatttatgtaaatatattgtagaaatatatatacatatttatgtaaatatataCAATGTACAATTTCAGAGCagtaatttaaaaagaaaagaccgaaaaaaatttcaattttttttgaaacataTCCAAAAACGTGTCTCTGTCGTGTCCATGCGTATCCGACTGGTCAAACATGCAAAAAGTCAATAACACCAATTTTGTCGTATCCGATACGAGTATCCGCGTGTCGTATCCGTGTCtgatacttttaaaaaaaattaggagTGTATGTGCTACATAGTTTGGGAATAAAGCATGTGTAAAAATTATTACGAAAGTAGCTCATAATTCTCAAGATCAAAAGTCCTCATGCGTTTATCTGGATATTCACCAATCATTACCTTCTTATCGTTGTTCTTTTTATAGCGAATCTGTGATGCATTTCCCTTCATAAAAAACCGCAAAATGTATAAAGCTTATTGCTGGAGCTGAAGAATTTCAGATTTTACTAATACTAACTGTTTGATAAAAAACTGAACGTTTCAGGAGCCAGGAATGTGGAATCACTTAAAACGTTTGCGCTGGAAGAAACAGAGAAGGCAGCTACAAAAGCACAACTCAACAATGATGCTGCGTTGTAAACTTTCTCGATGAAGTTGGTTTTGACCTTTTGTTTTCTCTTACCCTCTTCCAGCAAGTGGATTCATGAGTTTTCTAGCATGCCACACCgtagattattttatttatatcgCGTTTATTGAGATTTCCCTCGTAGTTGTGAACTTTCGCCTTTTGGTGTCCCAAATTTGTGAAGATATGAACTACTTATATGTAAGCAGTGACAATTGGGTTGTGCTCGACAAATTTATCACATTTAGATGTAGATGGGATGTTTTCCTGGATGTAGACACCTTTGACAATCGAAGATAGTTAGCTTGATAAGGATGGCATTTTGAGGATCCTAGCAGATATACAAGCGCAATGTTCTTTGCTAGCTTTGACCTGCATGACACAGCTTGTTGAAAGACGTTAAAATGGAACGAATTTTCTTGTTCGGGAGAGTTTCTTGTTCCATGACCAAAGTTCTATTCATGATAAACTCATTTCATGACTATCTTTTGATTTCGAGATTCCTTATCTCCTTAGTGTTAATTTGATATTCTCACTCACGGGTTGTTATTTTCTGCCCTTGCAGTTGCACGTTAGCACTTTTGATTATTTGATGTAGCAACTTCTTCTTTTCGCCCTGACATTTAATGTAACTCTTGAACCAAAATTTGGCAGACTCTGTATTCGTATATGCTGAGAGTATCTTTGGATTTCTAGTTTAAGGGTAGCGTTTGTGTTATTTTGCTTTTGCTGACGTTATTTTGAAAGGGAAGATCACTCGTTTATTTAGGAGAATCTAATAATTATCATACTTTTGAAGGTACATGAGCAATTGATTACACATTGATGACTTTATTTTGTGCATACATTGTCAAGTATTATATCTATATTTGTGTTTTTTTGGTATGAATTATTTAGAATATTTATTTCCGTCCCCTAAATTGGATTTTCTGGCTCCGTCCTGTTAACCACCCCCGTAAAAGAATTCATGTTGAGGCCTCGAGCGACTATGATACTGCAGTAAACCTTGAGAAATTTAGCTTCGTTTTTTCAACCAGGTCCGATAGCCTCATACACCATGCAAATGTAAAGCATAAAGGATTGCTATACCTTTGCTTTAAGACTCCTTTCGGCAATAGTTTGTCTTTCTAGATGATCCAGAGACGCACTATGATTCTTGTTTTCTCTCTATTGTGCTTAAAGCACTATCTCAAGAACCAGGTAAAGGTACAAAGGCGAATAGCCTGTGATTCCGTTGTTTATTCATGAACGAAGTGCTTTTTCGCAAGTTGAAATGGCGTGAACGGCTCCTCATGGATTATAAAATCATAATTCCTCTATATTTTCCTACAATGAAATGACGGAAAGGCACAAATCCTTCTGATGTAGAAGGACATGGGATTCGCGGGGAATAGAAAAAAGATGGCACGAGTGCCGGGCTCTTGCATGACCAAACGATTTCAAATGtttcataattttttaacaTCAAGCTAACCAAGGACTACAGAAACAAATTTCCAATCATGTCAAAGAAAAACTCTTGATGGATAACGTTAAGAGGAATTATTTATTTGGTTCACTAAATTTGACAAACGAATTACAGAATAAATCAAACAGGGAGACACCGCTACACTTCATTCGAATATCACAAACAACAAAAGTATCCGAACTATCAGCTATTTCAAGATTTTTCAGTGAACTTGTAGGATGAATAAGAAAGTGTGCCAGCGCTCCAGCTGGTGTGAATAAGCTCACCTCTAGTATTCTCTCCCGCCGCACCCATCGCCACGTGCAGCGGATAAAAATGGTCCGGCCACGGATGCGCTACCTTGGCATACGGCGCCTTGGCTTCATAATCATTCACGTCTTCGTACCTCCCTTCGTAAAGAGCTTCCTTGATCCAATTATCGAACTCGTAAGCCCACGGTGTCACCGAATTTCCTGCCTGGCCGTTCATAGCCCGCAAATTATGGGTGGCGGCGCCTGACCCGATTATTAAAACACCTTCGTCTTTCAGCGGCGCCAAAGCCTTCCCCATATTAAAATGGTGGGACGCGTCCTTATCCGTCTGCACGGAGAGCTGGCACACGGGGATGTCCGCCTCCGGGTACATCAGCATCAGCGGCACCCATGCGCCGTGATCCAGCCCCCGTTTCTTGTCCACGTGCACGCGCTTGAATCCCGATGCCGACAACAGCTCCTTCACCCTGCTCGCCAATTTCGGAGCGCCGGGAGCCGGGTACTTGAGCTGGTACATTTTCTTCGGGAAGTTGTAGAAGTCGTATATGGTTTCACTGGGGCCTTCCACGGCGTTGACCGTTGGATCGTCCGTCTCCCAGTGGCCGGATATTATCAAAATCGCTTTGGGTTTCACCGGAAACACCTTCTTCTGGAATGATTTGAGGAATCCACGCGCCGGGAGGGAATCGTCGATTGAAAGCGTTGGCGAGCCATGGGAGATGTAAAAAGTCTCCATCGTCATCTTCTCCTTCTTCAAGAACTCCCTCGATTCAATTATATTAGCAACTTTCACAGTAAATACAAGGCAGAAACACAAACACCCGATTGCGTATATATAGAAGAGAGATTTTGCGTTCATTCCGTGGGAGCGATGTTCCCCACCTCTGATGTTGACTTTTCTTCACGTCTTACCTGCCCTTTTCTCTTCCCGtgttattttttcaaattttaa from the Primulina tabacum isolate GXHZ01 chromosome 8, ASM2559414v2, whole genome shotgun sequence genome contains:
- the LOC142553492 gene encoding protein disulfide-isomerase 5-1-like is translated as MIRHRLSSLQILLLYCLFFLCSKHDSARAEVIALTTETFNDKVQEKDTAWFVKFCVPWCKHCKNLGTLWEELGKEMEGADEIEIGEVDCGTNKSVCSKVDIHSYPTFKLFYNGEEVVKYQGARNVESLKTFALEETEKAATKAQLNNDAAL
- the LOC142553491 gene encoding 4,5-DOPA dioxygenase extradiol-like, which codes for MNAKSLFYIYAIGCLCFCLVFTVKVANIIESREFLKKEKMTMETFYISHGSPTLSIDDSLPARGFLKSFQKKVFPVKPKAILIISGHWETDDPTVNAVEGPSETIYDFYNFPKKMYQLKYPAPGAPKLASRVKELLSASGFKRVHVDKKRGLDHGAWVPLMLMYPEADIPVCQLSVQTDKDASHHFNMGKALAPLKDEGVLIIGSGAATHNLRAMNGQAGNSVTPWAYEFDNWIKEALYEGRYEDVNDYEAKAPYAKVAHPWPDHFYPLHVAMGAAGENTRGELIHTSWSAGTLSYSSYKFTEKS
- the LOC142553488 gene encoding vicilin-like seed storage protein At2g28490, whose amino-acid sequence is MWKIKALFVLALLVCFSLAATAVAYEEEEWGEGGGRGWEEGGEGGEEGGSGRREGEDWFVLQDSKNVVKTDAGVMKVVKGFGGRIMKSPMHIGFITMEPRSLFVPQYLDSSLILFVRRGEARVGNIYKDELVERSLKMGDIYRIGAGSAFYLINTGEGQRLHVVCSIDTSESLGWHAFQSFYVAGGTYPRSVLSGFDPLTLSTAFNVSEGELSELLTGQNKGPIVYLSEPHSEPHSPSMWSNFLDMEQDEKLAHMKRVVRIRGGDFEQEEEAKPTWSFRKLLISMFGKAGKRGDKRGRVGKGPDSYNIYDRKPDYKNDYGWSIALDESDYSPLKHDDFGVYLVNLTAGSMMAPHVNPRATEYGIVLRGAGTIQIVYPNGTLAMNAKVTEGDVFWIPRYFPFCQIASRTGPFEFFGFTTSARDNRPQFLAGANSLLDTMRGPEFAAAFGLSEDRLKEILGAQKESVILPSAAVAPPGEKAAPKLMAKVIDTYGNDIVMGF